The proteins below are encoded in one region of Nitrospirota bacterium:
- the argS gene encoding arginine--tRNA ligase: MDIRQYINSAIQKLGAEVPFVELEVPRVALHGDLSTPVAMVLAKRLKKAPRVIAEELASILSAEAPFERVEVAGPGFINFTFKRQFLYAELQALLNNPSRYLRKDLGGGQRVQVEFVSANPTGPLHLGHGRGAAVGAALANLLERAGYEVEREFYINDAGRQVRLLGESIFARYKEILGVTYPFPEEGYRGDYIKDLAADLLREVGERFKDSDFDDADGFFIRFGVDRMLREMEADLRGFGVVFDRWQSEKALYDEGLVKKCLEELREKGKLYEEGGALWFRATEFGDDKDRVVIKSDGSHTYFASDIAYHWYKIQRGFDELINIWGADHHGYVPRIKAVIRALGYPEDRLGVLLVQIVTLLRGGRPVQMSKRSGEFVTLREVTEEVGADTTKFIFLTRSHDSHLEFDIEVAKKESSENPVYYVQYAYARINSIFGKAGEEGIETGIAADLDYLKEETETGLIKKILFYPLMFEGAVRTREPHRVTFYLQELAGLFHPYYNTHRVLGVEPAALTLARLSLCDAVKTVLKEGLSTLGVAVPERM; this comes from the coding sequence ATGGATATACGGCAATACATAAACAGTGCGATTCAGAAGCTGGGAGCAGAGGTGCCCTTTGTTGAGCTTGAGGTGCCGAGGGTTGCCCTGCACGGAGACCTCTCCACCCCTGTGGCCATGGTTCTTGCGAAGAGGCTCAAAAAAGCGCCACGGGTGATAGCTGAAGAACTCGCCTCAATCCTGAGTGCAGAGGCCCCTTTTGAGAGAGTGGAGGTTGCAGGCCCGGGATTTATAAACTTCACCTTTAAGAGGCAGTTTTTGTATGCGGAACTCCAGGCCCTGCTGAATAACCCTTCCCGGTATCTGCGAAAAGATTTGGGAGGGGGACAGAGGGTACAGGTTGAGTTTGTGAGTGCAAACCCAACAGGCCCGCTCCACCTCGGTCATGGGCGGGGAGCTGCCGTGGGAGCAGCGCTGGCCAATCTGCTGGAGAGGGCCGGGTATGAGGTAGAGCGGGAATTCTATATAAATGATGCAGGAAGACAGGTGAGACTGCTTGGTGAGAGCATTTTTGCGAGGTATAAGGAGATACTTGGAGTTACATATCCTTTTCCGGAAGAGGGATACCGGGGGGATTATATAAAAGACCTTGCCGCAGACCTGCTCAGAGAGGTCGGGGAGCGGTTTAAGGATTCGGACTTCGATGATGCAGACGGGTTTTTCATCAGGTTCGGTGTTGACCGGATGCTCAGGGAGATGGAGGCGGACCTCCGGGGCTTTGGTGTGGTGTTTGACCGTTGGCAGAGCGAGAAGGCGCTTTATGATGAAGGGCTTGTCAAAAAGTGCCTTGAAGAGCTCAGGGAAAAGGGAAAGCTGTACGAGGAAGGAGGGGCGCTCTGGTTCAGGGCTACGGAGTTCGGGGATGACAAGGACAGGGTCGTTATTAAGAGCGATGGCTCTCATACATACTTTGCCTCTGATATAGCCTATCACTGGTACAAGATACAGCGCGGATTTGATGAACTCATAAATATATGGGGGGCTGACCACCATGGGTATGTCCCGAGGATAAAGGCGGTCATAAGGGCTCTCGGTTATCCCGAGGATAGACTGGGAGTGCTGCTTGTTCAGATAGTTACGCTCCTGAGGGGCGGAAGGCCTGTGCAGATGTCAAAGAGGAGCGGAGAGTTTGTCACGCTCAGGGAAGTAACGGAAGAGGTGGGAGCAGATACAACAAAGTTTATCTTTCTTACCCGCAGTCACGACAGTCACCTGGAATTCGATATTGAGGTGGCTAAAAAGGAGTCCTCTGAAAACCCTGTCTACTATGTCCAGTATGCCTATGCCAGGATTAACAGCATATTCGGAAAGGCAGGGGAGGAGGGCATTGAAACAGGCATTGCAGCGGATCTTGATTATCTGAAAGAGGAGACCGAGACCGGCCTTATCAAAAAAATCCTCTTCTACCCCCTTATGTTTGAGGGCGCTGTCAGGACAAGGGAACCACACAGGGTTACATTCTACCTGCAGGAACTTGCCGGGTTGTTTCATCCCTACTACAATACACACCGTGTCCTGGGGGTGGAGCCGGCGGCCCTGACCCTTGCAAGGCTGTCACTCTGTGATGCCGTAAAGACCGTTCTGAAAGAGGGATTGTCAACCCTGGGTGTGGCAGTGCCTGAGAGGATGTAA
- the nuoF gene encoding NADH-quinone oxidoreductase subunit NuoF — protein MEECNIVIKVCMGTGGIAAGGTGVVSAFREEIQAVGVNASVERNCSVHNVGCRGFCARDVLVDVIIDGEKTTYEYIKSDMVPRIVQEHILQGQAIGDWEVKEDYHTFHEKQVKVVLSDCGEVDPEDIESYVERDGYKALKKVLATMTPEETIDLIKASGLRGRGGAGFPAGLKWEFARKAPGEPKYLICNADEGDPGAFMDRSVIEGNPHSVIEGMIIGAYAIGALKGYVYIRAEYPLAVERLKIALDQARQRGLLGNRILEKDFDFDIKIKLGAGAFVCGEETALIASIEGNRGMPKAKPPFPAQKGLWGKPTVINNVETLANIAYIIRNGADWFAQFGTEKSKGTKVFALTGKVKNSGLIEVPLGISLREIVYDIGGGIEGDRKLKAVQTGGPSGGCITAGMIDIAVDYESLAKAGSIVGSGGMVVMDETDCMVNIAKYFLEFTQAESCGKCVPCRIGTKRLLEILERITEGRGRPGDMDLLEKLSNDVKSASLCGLGQTAPNPVLSTLRYFRDEYEAHIHEKRCPAGVCKNLLTYSILEEFCKGCTMCARVCPAGAIVGEKKKPHKIIQEICVKCGACFETCKFKAIKKG, from the coding sequence ATGGAAGAGTGTAATATAGTCATAAAGGTCTGTATGGGCACAGGCGGAATTGCCGCAGGTGGAACCGGCGTGGTCTCTGCCTTCAGGGAAGAGATTCAGGCTGTCGGTGTTAATGCGTCTGTAGAGAGGAACTGCTCTGTTCACAATGTCGGCTGCCGCGGTTTCTGTGCCAGGGACGTGCTTGTGGACGTGATTATAGACGGAGAGAAGACTACATATGAGTATATAAAATCCGATATGGTCCCAAGGATTGTGCAGGAGCATATCCTCCAGGGCCAGGCGATAGGGGACTGGGAGGTGAAGGAGGATTACCACACCTTCCATGAAAAGCAGGTGAAGGTAGTGCTTTCGGACTGCGGTGAGGTTGACCCCGAGGATATTGAGTCATATGTGGAGAGGGACGGATACAAGGCCCTAAAAAAGGTTTTGGCGACAATGACCCCTGAGGAGACTATTGACCTGATAAAGGCCTCCGGACTGAGGGGGAGGGGCGGAGCCGGATTCCCGGCAGGCCTGAAGTGGGAGTTTGCAAGAAAGGCCCCAGGTGAGCCGAAGTACCTGATATGTAATGCTGACGAAGGAGATCCGGGGGCGTTTATGGACCGCTCCGTTATAGAGGGAAACCCCCATTCGGTGATAGAGGGTATGATTATAGGCGCCTATGCAATCGGAGCCCTGAAGGGTTATGTCTACATCAGGGCAGAGTATCCCCTTGCGGTAGAGAGGCTGAAGATTGCCCTTGACCAGGCACGGCAGAGGGGCCTGCTCGGCAACAGGATACTGGAGAAGGATTTTGATTTTGATATAAAGATAAAGCTCGGGGCCGGGGCCTTTGTATGTGGTGAAGAGACGGCCCTTATAGCCTCCATAGAGGGTAACAGGGGGATGCCGAAAGCCAAGCCGCCTTTTCCGGCCCAGAAGGGGCTGTGGGGCAAACCAACGGTTATTAATAATGTGGAGACCCTTGCAAATATTGCCTATATAATACGTAACGGTGCCGACTGGTTTGCGCAGTTCGGCACTGAAAAGAGTAAAGGGACAAAGGTCTTTGCCCTTACGGGGAAGGTCAAGAACAGCGGACTTATAGAGGTCCCCCTGGGGATTTCGCTCAGGGAGATTGTCTATGATATAGGCGGAGGCATTGAGGGAGACAGAAAGCTCAAGGCTGTTCAGACGGGCGGGCCGTCAGGCGGGTGTATAACTGCCGGTATGATAGATATAGCCGTTGACTATGAGTCTCTTGCAAAGGCAGGCTCTATCGTCGGCTCCGGCGGCATGGTAGTGATGGATGAGACGGACTGCATGGTTAACATTGCAAAATACTTTCTTGAATTCACCCAGGCGGAGTCCTGTGGGAAGTGTGTGCCCTGCCGGATAGGGACAAAGAGGCTTTTGGAGATACTGGAGCGGATTACCGAGGGCAGGGGAAGACCGGGGGATATGGATCTCCTTGAAAAACTGAGCAATGACGTCAAGTCTGCCTCGCTCTGCGGTCTGGGACAGACGGCGCCTAATCCCGTGCTGAGCACACTCAGGTATTTCCGTGATGAGTATGAGGCACACATCCATGAGAAGCGCTGTCCTGCCGGGGTATGCAAGAACCTCCTTACGTATTCCATACTTGAGGAGTTCTGCAAGGGCTGCACCATGTGTGCAAGGGTATGTCCTGCAGGCGCTATTGTGGGAGAGAAGAAAAAGCCCCACAAGATTATCCAGGAGATATGCGTAAAGTGCGGGGCCTGCTTTGAGACCTGCAAGTTCAAGGCGATAAAGAAGGGATAG
- a CDS encoding NAD(P)H-dependent oxidoreductase subunit E: MQDIREKILKAYHENEGNVISLLQDIEESFGYLPQDAIDWFSEQLDIPPSRFYGIATFYAQFHLKPRGENIITACCGTACHVKGSERLINSLMRELHIPSGEDTSEDKKFTVEKVNCVGACSIAPVVIINKEVHGKMTADRLMKEIRKIK; the protein is encoded by the coding sequence TTGCAGGATATCCGTGAAAAGATACTTAAGGCATACCATGAAAACGAGGGTAATGTCATATCCCTTCTTCAGGACATTGAGGAGTCCTTTGGTTATCTGCCGCAGGATGCAATCGACTGGTTTTCAGAGCAGCTCGATATTCCGCCTTCGAGGTTCTATGGCATTGCCACTTTTTATGCCCAGTTCCACCTCAAGCCGAGGGGGGAGAATATAATTACGGCCTGTTGTGGCACGGCATGTCATGTAAAAGGCTCTGAGAGGCTTATTAACAGCCTGATGAGGGAGCTCCATATACCGTCAGGGGAAGACACATCTGAAGACAAAAAATTTACTGTTGAGAAGGTCAACTGTGTTGGTGCATGCAGCATAGCACCGGTTGTTATCATCAACAAGGAAGTCCACGGAAAGATGACCGCTGACAGGCTCATGAAGGAGATCAGGAAGATCAAGTGA